A single window of Kitasatospora sp. HUAS MG31 DNA harbors:
- the coxB gene encoding cytochrome c oxidase subunit II, which yields MSPNGSDRSPRRTMRRKLPQALALGLVIATATGCSANDLPRLGLPSPVTEEGPMVLHMWQGSWIAALAVGALMWGLILWSVIFHRRSRTKVEIPAQTRYNVPIEALYTAVPLVIVSVLFYFVARDEARLTSVSAKPDHTVNVVGFQWSWAFNYENTEVPDPANTKAAYDVGTPQEEPTLYLPVNESVKFRLTSRDVIHDFWPINFLMKMDVVPGVVNEFEVTPTAKGTYRGKCAELCGYDHSRMLFNVKVVDRAEYDAHLAELRAKGQSGAVPSGMIHTGSEEK from the coding sequence GTGAGTCCCAACGGCTCCGACCGCTCGCCGCGGCGCACGATGCGGCGGAAGCTGCCTCAGGCGCTGGCACTGGGCCTCGTCATCGCGACCGCTACCGGCTGCTCGGCCAACGACCTGCCCAGGCTTGGCCTCCCTTCGCCCGTCACCGAGGAAGGGCCGATGGTCCTCCACATGTGGCAGGGGTCGTGGATCGCGGCGCTGGCTGTCGGTGCATTGATGTGGGGTCTGATCCTCTGGAGTGTGATCTTCCACCGGCGCAGCCGCACCAAGGTGGAGATCCCCGCTCAGACCCGGTACAACGTGCCCATCGAGGCGCTGTACACCGCGGTCCCCCTTGTCATCGTCTCGGTGCTGTTCTACTTCGTGGCCCGTGACGAGGCGCGGCTGACCTCCGTGTCGGCCAAGCCGGACCACACCGTGAACGTGGTGGGCTTCCAGTGGAGCTGGGCGTTCAACTACGAGAACACCGAGGTCCCGGACCCGGCGAACACCAAGGCCGCGTACGACGTCGGTACGCCGCAGGAGGAGCCGACGCTCTATCTGCCGGTCAACGAGTCGGTGAAGTTCCGCCTCACCTCGCGGGACGTCATCCACGACTTCTGGCCCATCAACTTCCTGATGAAGATGGACGTCGTCCCGGGTGTGGTGAACGAGTTCGAGGTCACCCCCACCGCCAAGGGCACCTACCGCGGCAAGTGCGCCGAGCTCTGCGGCTACGACCACTCGCGCATGCTGTTCAACGTCAAGGTCGTGGACCGCGCCGAGTACGACGCCCACCTCGCCGAGCTGCGGGCCAAGGGCCAGTCCGGTGCGGTGCCCTCGGGCATGATCCACACGGGAAGTGAAGAGAAGTGA
- the ctaD gene encoding cytochrome c oxidase subunit I → MTILNEPAAAGGGAGAVTVTGAPRTRKPGNAIIKWLTTTDHKTIGTLYLATSFAFFLIGGILALVMRAELARPGTQILSNEQFNQAFTMHGTIMLLMFATPLFAGFANWIMPLQIGAPDVAFPRLNMFAYWLYLFGSTIAVAGFLTPAGAADFGWFAYTPLSDAVRSPGIGADMWIMGLAFSGFGTILGAVNFITTIICMRAPGMTMFRMSIFVWNVLLTAVLVLLAFPVLAAALFALEADRKFGAHVFDPANGGALLWQHLFWFFGHPEVYIIALPFFGIVSEIVPVFSRKPMFGYSGLIAATIAIAGLSVTVWAHHMYVTGQVLLPFFSFMTFLIAVPTGVKFFNWVGTMWKGSLSFETPMLWTIGFLVTFLFGGLTGVLLASPPIDFHVSDSYFVVAHFHYVVFGTVVFAMFAGFHFWWPKMTGKMLDEQLGKICFWTLFIGFHGTFLVQHWLGAEGMPRRYADYLASDGFTTLNTVSTISSFLLGLSILPFLYNVWKTARYGEKVTVDDPWGYGRSLEWATSCPPPRHNFTSLPRIRSESPAFDLHHPEIAALDYLENHGEPAKHFAGVTPAQYDRPQLDKGKKEGDA, encoded by the coding sequence GTGACCATCCTCAACGAGCCCGCCGCGGCCGGCGGGGGCGCCGGGGCCGTCACGGTCACCGGAGCCCCGCGCACCCGCAAGCCGGGCAACGCCATCATCAAGTGGCTGACCACCACCGACCACAAGACGATCGGCACGCTGTACCTGGCCACGTCGTTCGCCTTCTTCCTGATCGGCGGCATCCTCGCCCTGGTCATGCGCGCCGAGCTGGCCCGTCCGGGGACGCAGATCCTCTCGAACGAGCAGTTCAACCAGGCGTTCACGATGCACGGCACGATCATGCTGCTGATGTTCGCGACGCCGCTGTTCGCGGGCTTCGCGAACTGGATCATGCCGCTCCAGATCGGCGCACCCGACGTCGCCTTCCCGCGTCTGAACATGTTCGCCTACTGGCTGTACCTGTTCGGCTCGACCATCGCGGTCGCGGGCTTCCTGACCCCGGCGGGCGCGGCCGACTTCGGCTGGTTCGCCTACACGCCGCTCTCCGACGCCGTCCGCTCGCCGGGCATCGGCGCCGACATGTGGATCATGGGCCTGGCCTTCTCCGGCTTCGGCACGATCCTCGGTGCGGTCAACTTCATCACCACCATCATCTGCATGCGCGCCCCCGGCATGACGATGTTCCGGATGTCGATCTTCGTCTGGAACGTCCTGCTGACCGCCGTGCTGGTCCTGCTGGCCTTCCCGGTCCTGGCCGCCGCCCTGTTCGCCCTGGAGGCGGACCGCAAGTTCGGGGCGCACGTCTTCGATCCGGCCAACGGTGGCGCGCTGCTCTGGCAGCACCTGTTCTGGTTCTTCGGCCACCCCGAGGTCTACATCATCGCGCTGCCGTTCTTCGGCATCGTGTCGGAGATCGTCCCGGTCTTCAGCCGCAAGCCGATGTTCGGCTACTCCGGCCTGATCGCGGCCACCATCGCGATCGCCGGTCTGTCCGTGACGGTGTGGGCGCACCACATGTACGTCACCGGCCAGGTGCTGCTGCCGTTCTTCTCCTTCATGACCTTCCTGATCGCGGTCCCGACCGGTGTGAAGTTCTTCAACTGGGTCGGCACCATGTGGAAGGGCTCGCTGAGCTTCGAGACCCCGATGCTCTGGACCATCGGCTTCCTGGTCACCTTCCTCTTCGGTGGTCTGACCGGTGTGCTGCTGGCCTCCCCGCCGATCGACTTCCACGTCTCGGACTCGTACTTCGTCGTCGCCCACTTCCACTACGTGGTCTTCGGCACCGTCGTGTTCGCGATGTTCGCCGGCTTCCACTTCTGGTGGCCGAAGATGACCGGCAAGATGCTGGACGAGCAGCTCGGCAAGATCTGCTTCTGGACGCTGTTCATCGGCTTCCACGGCACCTTCCTGGTGCAGCACTGGCTGGGCGCCGAGGGCATGCCGCGTCGCTACGCGGACTACCTGGCCTCGGACGGCTTCACCACGCTGAACACCGTCTCGACCATCTCGTCCTTCCTGCTGGGCCTGTCGATCCTGCCGTTCCTCTACAACGTCTGGAAGACCGCCCGCTACGGCGAGAAGGTCACCGTGGACGACCCGTGGGGCTACGGCCGCTCGCTGGAGTGGGCGACCTCCTGCCCGCCGCCGCGGCACAACTTCACCTCGCTGCCGCGGATCCGCTCCGAATCCCCGGCGTTCGACCTGCACCACCCGGAGATCGCCGCGCTGGACTACCTGGAGAACCACGGTGAGCCGGCCAAGCACTTCGCCGGTGTGACCCCCGCGCAGTACGACCGTCCGCAGCTGGACAAGGGCAAGAAGGAGGGCGACGCCTGA
- a CDS encoding GNAT family N-acetyltransferase: MLIRRLRDTADDRDAVLAVGRTAFADPAGRERAGVPRGGEQREVRERARVRHLVGTDPDGCWIAEQDGRPVGAVLAMRREGVWLLSLLAVVPEAQGKGLGRMLLERAGAYGRGCLRGMLCASPSPAAARRFRRAGFTLHPAMRLTGPVDRAGLLDPGGIPVHPGGPAQLHLLDSVDRRLRGAAHGVDHGFLLAHHEELLVADTLAGSGYCYRDGGAVALLAATSKRIATRLLREALARVPEGVDARVELLTAEQEWAVDVGMEVGLTLGTGGYLALHGMRPPMPYVPSPWFL; the protein is encoded by the coding sequence GTGCTGATTCGCCGGCTGAGAGACACCGCGGACGACCGTGACGCGGTACTGGCCGTCGGGCGGACCGCGTTCGCGGACCCGGCGGGCCGGGAGCGGGCGGGCGTCCCTCGGGGCGGGGAGCAGCGGGAGGTCCGGGAGCGGGCCCGGGTACGGCACCTGGTGGGCACGGACCCGGACGGGTGCTGGATCGCCGAGCAGGACGGACGCCCGGTGGGCGCGGTGCTGGCGATGCGGCGCGAGGGGGTGTGGCTGTTGTCACTGCTGGCGGTGGTGCCCGAGGCCCAGGGCAAGGGCCTGGGCCGGATGCTGCTGGAGCGGGCCGGCGCCTACGGGCGGGGGTGCCTGCGCGGGATGCTCTGCGCCTCGCCCTCGCCGGCGGCGGCGCGGCGGTTCCGGCGGGCGGGGTTCACGCTGCACCCGGCGATGCGGCTGACCGGTCCGGTGGACCGGGCGGGCCTGCTGGACCCGGGGGGCATCCCGGTGCATCCCGGCGGCCCGGCGCAGCTGCACCTGCTGGACTCGGTGGACCGCCGCCTGCGCGGAGCCGCGCACGGGGTGGACCACGGGTTCCTGCTGGCCCACCACGAGGAGCTGCTGGTGGCGGACACCCTGGCGGGCAGCGGGTACTGCTACCGGGACGGCGGCGCGGTGGCGCTGCTGGCGGCGACCTCGAAGCGGATCGCGACGCGGCTGCTGCGGGAGGCGCTGGCGCGGGTGCCGGAGGGGGTGGACGCCCGGGTGGAGCTGCTCACGGCGGAGCAGGAGTGGGCGGTGGACGTGGGGATGGAGGTCGGGCTGACCCTGGGGACGGGGGGCTACCTGGCGCTGCACGGGATGCGGCCGCCGATGCCGTACGTGCCGAGCCCGTGGTTCCTCTAG
- a CDS encoding carbohydrate kinase family protein: MRIAVAGSIATDHLTTFPGRFADQLVAEQLHTVSLSFLVDTLDIRRGGVAPNIAFGMGVLGLRPVLVGAAGADFEEYRSWLERNGVDTESVHISETRHTARFMCTTDQDHNQIASFYTGAMAEARNIELKPIVDRVGGLDLVLIGADDPAAMVRHTQECRTRGYAFAADPSQQLARLEGDDIRDIVDGAAYLFTNEYEAALIESKTGWSGEEILDRVGTRITTLGAKGVRIQRKGEPDITVGCPAEERKADPTGVGDGFRAGFLAGLSWDLGLERAAQVGCMLATLVIETVGTQEYELRHGHFIERFAATYGEEAAAEVRANLR; encoded by the coding sequence GTGCGTATCGCCGTCGCCGGCTCGATCGCCACCGACCACCTGACGACCTTCCCCGGACGGTTCGCCGACCAGCTGGTCGCCGAGCAGCTGCACACCGTGTCGCTGTCCTTCCTGGTCGACACCCTGGACATCCGCCGAGGCGGCGTCGCCCCGAACATCGCCTTCGGCATGGGCGTGCTCGGCCTCCGCCCGGTCCTGGTCGGCGCGGCCGGCGCGGACTTCGAGGAGTACCGCAGCTGGCTGGAGCGCAACGGCGTGGACACCGAGTCCGTGCACATCTCCGAGACCCGGCACACCGCCCGGTTCATGTGCACCACCGACCAGGACCACAACCAGATCGCCTCCTTCTACACCGGCGCGATGGCCGAGGCCCGCAACATCGAGCTCAAGCCGATCGTCGACCGGGTGGGCGGCCTGGACCTGGTGCTCATCGGCGCGGACGACCCGGCCGCGATGGTCCGGCACACCCAGGAGTGCCGCACCCGCGGTTACGCCTTCGCCGCCGACCCCTCCCAGCAGCTGGCCCGCCTGGAGGGCGACGACATCCGCGACATCGTGGACGGCGCCGCGTACCTCTTCACCAACGAGTACGAGGCCGCGCTGATCGAGTCCAAGACCGGCTGGAGCGGCGAGGAGATCCTCGACCGGGTCGGCACCCGGATCACCACGCTCGGGGCCAAGGGCGTGCGGATCCAGCGCAAGGGCGAGCCGGACATCACCGTCGGCTGCCCCGCGGAGGAGCGCAAGGCCGACCCGACCGGCGTCGGCGACGGCTTCCGCGCCGGCTTCCTGGCGGGCCTCTCCTGGGACCTCGGCCTGGAGCGCGCCGCCCAGGTCGGCTGCATGCTCGCCACCCTGGTGATCGAGACCGTCGGCACCCAGGAGTACGAGCTCCGCCACGGCCACTTCATCGAGCGCTTCGCCGCCACCTACGGCGAGGAGGCCGCCGCCGAGGTCCGCGCCAACCTGCGGTAG
- a CDS encoding cysteine desulfurase/sulfurtransferase TusA family protein — translation MAYFDVASTTPLHPVARQALLAALDEGWADPARLYRSGRQARMLLDAARETVAEVLGTRPDEVSFTASGTQAVQLGMLGALRGHRRRGAHLVHSAVEHSSVLHVAERHEAEGGEATSVPVDRLGRVSPDRYAAALRPDTALAVLQSANHEVGTVQPVAEVAERLGTVPLLVDAAQSAGRTDLPAGWSLLTASAHKWGGPAGVGVLAVRKGVRYSSPLPADEREGGRVPGYVNVPAIVAAAASLRAVRSEAQRDNTRLHALVERIRERVPRLVPEVEVVGDPVHRLPHLVTFSCLYVDGEVLLGELDRAGFAVNSGSSCTSSTLEPSHVLAAMGVLTEGNVRVSLPLGAAEEDVERFLRVLPEVVAGVRAPLGLDLAVPGGVAGAAGAGAGEGTDGPLVVDALGKRCPLPVIELAKRIGEVPPGGTVAVLSDDEAARLDVPAWCGMRGQEYLGEAPATGFGADHGTAYLVRRVHED, via the coding sequence ATGGCCTACTTCGACGTGGCGTCCACCACACCCCTGCACCCCGTGGCCCGACAGGCGCTGCTCGCCGCGCTCGACGAGGGGTGGGCCGACCCGGCGCGGCTGTACCGGTCCGGACGGCAGGCCCGGATGCTGCTGGACGCGGCCCGCGAGACCGTCGCGGAGGTGCTGGGCACCCGGCCTGACGAGGTCTCCTTCACCGCCAGCGGCACCCAGGCCGTGCAGCTCGGCATGCTCGGCGCGCTGCGCGGCCACCGCCGCCGGGGCGCGCACCTGGTGCACTCGGCGGTGGAGCACTCCAGCGTGCTGCACGTCGCCGAGCGGCACGAGGCCGAGGGCGGCGAGGCGACCTCCGTCCCGGTGGACCGGCTCGGCCGGGTCTCCCCCGACCGGTACGCCGCCGCGCTGCGGCCGGACACCGCGCTCGCCGTGCTGCAGTCCGCCAACCACGAGGTGGGCACCGTCCAGCCGGTGGCCGAGGTGGCCGAACGGCTCGGCACGGTCCCGCTGCTGGTGGACGCCGCGCAGAGCGCCGGCCGGACGGACCTGCCGGCCGGCTGGTCCCTGCTGACCGCCAGCGCCCACAAGTGGGGCGGCCCGGCGGGCGTCGGGGTGCTGGCCGTCCGCAAGGGCGTCCGCTACTCCTCGCCGCTGCCCGCCGACGAGCGGGAGGGCGGACGGGTGCCGGGGTACGTCAACGTGCCCGCGATCGTCGCCGCCGCGGCCTCGCTGCGGGCCGTCCGCTCGGAGGCCCAGCGGGACAACACCCGGCTGCACGCGCTGGTGGAGCGGATCAGGGAGCGGGTGCCGCGGCTGGTCCCCGAGGTGGAGGTGGTCGGCGACCCGGTGCACCGGCTGCCGCACCTGGTCACCTTCTCCTGCCTGTACGTGGACGGCGAGGTGCTGCTGGGTGAGCTGGACCGGGCCGGGTTCGCGGTGAACTCGGGGTCCTCCTGCACCTCCTCCACCCTGGAGCCCAGTCATGTGCTGGCGGCGATGGGGGTGCTGACCGAGGGGAACGTCCGGGTGTCGCTGCCGCTCGGGGCGGCGGAGGAGGACGTGGAGCGGTTCCTGCGGGTGCTGCCGGAGGTGGTGGCGGGGGTGCGGGCGCCGCTGGGCCTGGACCTGGCGGTGCCGGGCGGGGTCGCGGGGGCAGCGGGGGCCGGCGCGGGCGAGGGCACGGACGGGCCGCTGGTGGTCGACGCGCTGGGGAAGCGGTGTCCGCTGCCGGTGATCGAGCTGGCGAAGCGGATCGGCGAGGTGCCGCCCGGCGGGACGGTGGCGGTGCTGTCGGACGACGAGGCGGCGCGGCTGGACGTTCCGGCCTGGTGCGGGATGCGGGGCCAGGAGTACCTCGGCGAAGCACCGGCGACGGGCTTCGGGGCGGACCACGGCACGGCGTACCTGGTCCGGCGGGTGCACGAGGACTGA
- a CDS encoding GntR family transcriptional regulator, with protein sequence MQLTIDHSSPVPPYEQVRAAIAEQARSGELPVGLKLPTVRALAEELGLAANTVARAYRELEADGVVETHGRRGTLIAAVGDAAHRLGAGAAAEYAERVRRLGLSRDEALAAVAGALDLVYGRAG encoded by the coding sequence GTGCAGCTGACGATCGACCACTCCTCCCCCGTCCCGCCGTACGAGCAGGTGCGGGCCGCCATCGCCGAGCAGGCCCGCAGCGGGGAGCTGCCGGTGGGGCTGAAGCTGCCCACCGTCCGGGCGCTGGCGGAGGAGCTCGGGCTGGCCGCCAACACGGTGGCCCGGGCCTACCGGGAGCTGGAGGCGGACGGCGTGGTGGAGACCCACGGGCGCCGCGGCACCCTGATCGCGGCCGTCGGTGACGCCGCGCACCGACTCGGGGCCGGCGCGGCCGCCGAGTACGCCGAGCGGGTCCGGCGGCTCGGCCTGTCCCGCGACGAGGCGCTGGCGGCCGTGGCGGGCGCCCTGGACCTGGTCTACGGCCGGGCCGGATAA
- a CDS encoding L,D-transpeptidase, with the protein MNDGRIRKSARSVAVALVVVTPVTACSSGGGDEERPVPPYSAVDAAQLVKVPTGTDVDPAQPYTVTAEGGGRITDVTLSGPDGRVVEGELSADQKTWQSTGRLRAGTAYTVRVAADDGRGGRGEVTGSFTTLQAKELLTAELGPDSSGSGVYGVGQPLTVKLSAAVKDAAARQEVERGLTVVSSPAVVGSWYWVDDQNLHFRPKDYWPANAQVNLTYDLAGVRVADGLYGGDSKSLALKTGDRVEVLVDAGTHQLTFRRNGQVVNTIPVTTGKPGFSTRNGVKVVLGKEADVRMRGESIGISAGSSESYDLDVKWATRVTWSGEYVHAAPWSVGSQGKDNVSHGCTGMSMENAKWFFDNTRVGDLVQVVNSLGDPMEPFGNGFGDWNVTWEDWVKHSAIGKPVSTAGEGGDGQVSSAMAPQV; encoded by the coding sequence ATGAACGACGGTCGGATACGCAAGAGCGCTCGCTCGGTGGCGGTGGCCCTGGTCGTGGTGACCCCGGTGACCGCCTGTTCCTCGGGGGGAGGGGACGAGGAGCGCCCGGTACCGCCGTACTCCGCGGTCGACGCCGCGCAGCTGGTCAAGGTGCCGACGGGCACGGACGTCGATCCGGCCCAGCCGTACACGGTGACGGCGGAGGGGGGCGGCCGGATCACCGATGTGACGCTGAGCGGGCCGGACGGCCGGGTGGTGGAGGGTGAGCTCTCCGCCGACCAGAAGACCTGGCAGTCCACCGGACGGCTGCGGGCGGGCACCGCCTACACCGTCCGGGTGGCGGCCGACGACGGCCGGGGCGGCCGCGGCGAGGTCACCGGCAGCTTCACCACCTTGCAGGCGAAGGAGCTGCTGACCGCCGAGCTGGGCCCGGACTCCTCCGGTTCCGGCGTGTACGGCGTCGGCCAGCCGCTGACCGTGAAGCTGTCGGCGGCGGTCAAGGACGCGGCGGCCCGGCAGGAGGTGGAGCGCGGTCTGACCGTGGTCTCCTCGCCGGCCGTGGTGGGCTCCTGGTACTGGGTGGACGACCAGAACCTGCACTTCCGCCCGAAGGACTACTGGCCGGCCAACGCCCAGGTGAACCTGACCTACGACCTGGCGGGCGTCCGGGTGGCCGACGGCCTGTACGGCGGCGACTCGAAGTCGCTCGCGCTGAAGACCGGCGACCGGGTCGAGGTGCTGGTGGACGCCGGCACGCACCAGCTGACCTTCCGCCGTAACGGCCAGGTGGTGAACACCATCCCGGTGACCACCGGCAAGCCGGGCTTCTCCACCCGCAACGGCGTCAAGGTGGTGCTGGGCAAGGAGGCCGACGTCCGGATGCGCGGCGAGTCGATCGGCATCTCGGCCGGCAGCAGCGAGTCCTACGACCTGGACGTGAAGTGGGCCACCCGGGTGACCTGGAGCGGCGAGTACGTGCACGCCGCGCCCTGGTCGGTGGGCTCCCAGGGCAAGGACAACGTCAGCCACGGCTGCACCGGGATGAGCATGGAGAACGCCAAGTGGTTCTTCGACAACACCCGGGTGGGCGACCTGGTGCAGGTGGTGAACAGCCTCGGCGACCCGATGGAGCCGTTCGGCAACGGCTTCGGCGACTGGAACGTCACCTGGGAGGACTGGGTGAAGCACAGCGCCATCGGGAAGCCGGTCTCCACCGCCGGCGAGGGCGGCGACGGGCAGGTCAGCAGCGCGATGGCGCCTCAGGTCTGA
- a CDS encoding cytochrome c oxidase subunit 4, whose amino-acid sequence MKEQGKIFMGFAVFILAMAITYGIWSKEPAGTTALFLAFGLCAFIGYYLGFTAKRVDTGAGDNPEAEVADDAGEVGFFAPHSWQPLSLAIGGAMAFMGVIFGWWLLYWSIPIILIGLYGWVFEFYRGENQNQ is encoded by the coding sequence ATGAAGGAGCAGGGCAAGATCTTCATGGGCTTCGCCGTCTTCATCCTGGCGATGGCCATCACGTACGGCATCTGGTCGAAGGAGCCGGCGGGCACCACCGCGCTGTTCCTGGCCTTCGGCCTGTGCGCCTTCATCGGCTACTACCTGGGCTTCACCGCCAAGCGGGTGGACACCGGTGCGGGTGACAACCCCGAGGCCGAGGTCGCGGACGACGCCGGCGAGGTGGGCTTCTTCGCCCCGCACAGCTGGCAGCCGCTCTCGCTGGCCATCGGTGGCGCCATGGCGTTCATGGGTGTCATCTTCGGCTGGTGGCTGCTCTACTGGTCGATCCCGATCATCCTGATCGGCCTGTACGGCTGGGTCTTCGAGTTCTACCGCGGCGAGAACCAGAACCAGTAG
- the erpA gene encoding iron-sulfur cluster insertion protein ErpA, with amino-acid sequence MTVQDETTVESGIILTDAAAAKVKGLLEQEGREDLALRVAVQPGGCSGLRYQLFFDERSLDGDVVKDFDGVKVVTDRMSAPYLGGATVDFVDTIEKQGFTIDNPNATGSCACGDSFS; translated from the coding sequence ATGACCGTCCAGGACGAGACCACCGTCGAGAGTGGCATCATCCTCACCGATGCCGCCGCGGCCAAGGTCAAGGGCCTGCTGGAGCAGGAGGGCCGCGAGGACCTCGCGCTGCGCGTGGCCGTGCAGCCCGGTGGGTGCTCCGGCCTGCGTTACCAGCTCTTCTTCGACGAGCGCTCGCTGGACGGCGACGTCGTGAAGGACTTCGACGGCGTCAAGGTCGTCACCGACCGCATGAGCGCCCCGTACCTCGGCGGCGCCACCGTCGACTTCGTCGACACCATCGAGAAGCAGGGCTTCACGATCGACAACCCGAACGCCACCGGCTCCTGCGCCTGCGGCGACTCCTTCAGCTGA
- a CDS encoding cytochrome b, with translation MSSASGATGASKPASTRANPANKWEAAADWTDGRLGIYSLARANLRKIFPDHWSFMLGEICLYSFVIIILTGVYLTLFFTPSMAETVYHGSYGPLQGIRMSEAYASTLDISFEVRGGLLIRQIHHWAALVFVAAMLVHMMRVFFTGAFRKPREINWVFGFLLLVLGMFDGFFGYSLPDDLLSGTGIRFMEGAILAVPLVGTYIQMFLFGGEFPGTDIVPRFFTIHVLLIPGIMLGLLVAHLILVFYHKHTQWAGPGKTEKNVVGMPLMPVYMAKAGGFFFLVFGIIAAISAIATINPIWAYGPYRPDQVSTDAQPDWYMGFSEGLIRIMPGWEIGLWGHTLNLGVFVPLMIFPLVLAAIAVYPFIEGWITGDKREHHILDRPRNAPVRTALGAAWISLYLILLVGGGNDLFATHLHLSINSITYLVRVGFFVVPVVTFFVTKRWCLGLQRRDKEKVLHGRESGVIKRLPHGEFVEVHAPLSQKDLHTLTSHDQPQPIALPAQVDENGVARKVGKVAKARAALSEGYFGEGGQIPKPTGEEYREITSGHGHH, from the coding sequence ATGAGTTCCGCGAGCGGCGCCACCGGCGCCTCCAAGCCGGCCAGCACCCGCGCCAACCCCGCCAACAAGTGGGAGGCCGCGGCTGACTGGACGGACGGCCGGCTGGGGATCTACTCCCTGGCCCGGGCCAACCTCCGCAAGATCTTCCCGGACCACTGGTCCTTCATGCTCGGTGAGATCTGCCTCTACAGCTTCGTCATCATCATCCTCACGGGTGTGTACCTGACGCTGTTCTTCACCCCGAGCATGGCCGAGACCGTCTACCACGGCAGCTACGGCCCGCTCCAGGGCATCCGGATGTCGGAGGCGTACGCCTCCACGCTGGACATCAGCTTCGAGGTCCGCGGTGGTCTGCTGATCCGTCAGATCCACCACTGGGCCGCGCTGGTGTTCGTCGCCGCGATGCTCGTGCACATGATGCGCGTCTTCTTCACCGGCGCGTTCCGCAAGCCGCGCGAGATCAACTGGGTCTTCGGCTTCCTGCTGCTGGTCCTCGGCATGTTCGACGGCTTCTTCGGCTACTCGCTGCCGGACGACCTGCTGTCGGGCACCGGTATCCGCTTCATGGAAGGCGCGATCCTCGCCGTCCCGCTGGTGGGCACCTACATCCAGATGTTCCTGTTCGGCGGCGAGTTCCCCGGCACCGACATCGTGCCGCGGTTCTTCACCATCCACGTGCTGCTCATCCCGGGCATCATGCTGGGCCTGCTGGTCGCGCACCTGATCCTGGTCTTCTACCACAAGCACACCCAGTGGGCGGGCCCGGGCAAGACCGAGAAGAACGTCGTCGGCATGCCGCTGATGCCGGTCTACATGGCGAAGGCGGGCGGTTTCTTCTTCCTGGTCTTCGGCATCATCGCGGCCATCTCCGCGATCGCCACGATCAACCCGATCTGGGCGTACGGCCCGTACCGTCCGGACCAGGTGTCGACCGACGCCCAGCCCGACTGGTACATGGGCTTCTCCGAGGGCCTGATCCGCATCATGCCGGGCTGGGAGATCGGCCTGTGGGGCCACACCCTGAACCTGGGTGTGTTCGTCCCGCTGATGATCTTCCCGCTGGTCCTGGCGGCCATCGCGGTCTACCCGTTCATCGAGGGCTGGATCACCGGCGACAAGCGCGAGCACCACATCCTGGACCGCCCGCGCAACGCCCCGGTCCGCACCGCGCTGGGCGCGGCCTGGATCTCGCTGTACCTGATCCTGCTGGTCGGTGGTGGCAACGACCTGTTCGCCACCCACCTGCACCTGTCGATCAACTCGATCACGTACCTCGTCCGGGTCGGCTTCTTCGTGGTGCCGGTCGTCACCTTCTTCGTCACCAAGCGCTGGTGCCTCGGCCTGCAGCGCCGTGACAAGGAGAAGGTGCTGCACGGCCGCGAGTCGGGTGTCATCAAGCGCCTGCCGCACGGTGAGTTCGTCGAGGTCCACGCCCCGCTGTCGCAGAAGGACCTGCACACCCTCACCTCGCACGACCAGCCGCAGCCGATCGCGCTGCCGGCCCAGGTCGACGAGAACGGTGTCGCCCGCAAGGTCGGCAAGGTCGCCAAGGCCCGTGCCGCGCTCTCCGAGGGCTACTTCGGCGAGGGCGGCCAGATCCCGAAGCCGACCGGCGAGGAGTACCGCGAGATCACCTCGGGCCACGGCCACCACTGA